The nucleotide sequence ACATGTGGTTTATGATCACACGTAGAACTGATAAAACAGACAAATTTTTTCATAAACAAATTGAATACAATCTTCAAGCACAATAACATGAATTTTAACTCAATATTTTTTGTTCATAATTTAATTATATACTAAAAATCAACAATAGCTACCAGACAAAAAGGTGAACCCCTAAATGAATGCTCCAAACCCACAAAACCGAAAGAAACTCAAAACAGAAATGATGCAAACCTTCCAAACAGAAATGCAACACCTAAACAAAGACGTTCAAAACATACTGGTTGACGACCTCATAACCACCTTCTACTCAAGGCTACAGGTAATGACCAAAATCACACAAAACCAATAAGAAGTAAAAAGGACCTGCACCGAAACAAATCCAAAGAGGTAACATGAACAACCCACAAAGTTGTTGTATGCTTTTTATGGATGTACTCCAAATCATTAAATGAGTGTGAACTGTTTTGGGCAAAATGGACCATCAACGAGGACAAAAATTAACCCTTAGATGCCACCAGTGCAAACGACCTTTAGGCATTTTTTATGTACAAAAAAAAGTAACCTGCCAACCAAAAATCGAGGTCCTTAGCGGTTCAGTTCACAAAACAGAAAAAGGGACTATCAAAATTCATGCCATCTGCAAATGTGGCGCCAAAACAATTTTTGAAAATCAATCCGAAATTATCACAAAACAAGGCTGGAGAAGACTAAGCACAAAATGAACACAACAAAAACCACAATATGTGCTTTTATTATTTTCAATTTAGCCCTTTGTTGTGTCCCATCTTGTTATTCTCAGACCGACGAAAACGTTACTGTTCACTTTATTGATGTGGGACAGGGCGACAGCATATTCATAGACACCTCTAAACTTGATGTTCTCATTGATGCAGGCTCAAAAAGTGCAACCCAAACCGTTCTGGATTACCTTGCAAACCTGAACATAACCCACATACACCTAGTTATCGCAACCCACGCCCATGAAGACCACATCGGTGGACTGGTCGGAGTAATCAACTCCAACATAACAATTGATACTGTACTATACAATAACCAAAGCCACACTTCTGCAACCTACACAAACTTTGTATCCGCCGCCCAAACCCACAACCTCACCGTGGCCCAACGAGGACAAACATTCGTATTAGCTGAAACAGCAACCTTAACTGTCCTTAATCCTGTTCAACCCCTACAATTCAGCGACCAAAACGACAACAGCGTCGTAACAAAACTTCAAGTAGAAAACACAACTTTTCTGTTCACAGGCGATGCAGAAGAACACGCAGAACAAAGCATGCTGGTTTCATCTGTAGCTAGCTTGCAATCTGATTTACTTAAAATAGGTCATCACGGAAGCTATACCGCCACAGGCCAAAATTTTCTAGACATAGTTGACCCAAAATATGCAATAATCAGTGCGGGACTCGACAACAAATACGACCACCCCCACAACCAAACCTTACAAAAACTTGAAACAAAAAACATAACCACCTACTGCACAATACAAACCGGAACAATAATCGCCCAAACAAACGGAAAAACAATAACCTTCCTTAACAACCCAACTCCAATAACAATTTCCGAAATCCCACAAAACCTGTTTCTAGCTGTTTTTGTTTTAGCAATAATTGTTCCTCTAATCTACAAGTCCAAAATAACAAAAATAACACACAAACATTAACGAAAAAGCTAGGCCTTTTCAATCAAAAAGGGCAAGTGAACAATGTTGATGGTAGAACACCAGACTACAAAGAAGCCCCAAGATTAAAGGCCATGTCTAGTTCTTCCTTGTTTTTTGCGACAGCCCCTTTGTTGTAACCGGTTCCAAAAACAGTTCCAGCAAGCTCAACTTTGATGTACTTAAACATCCTCTCAAACATGTCTAGCATAGGCTCACAGGCTTTTGGGCCTTCGGCAGAAGGACAAACAACAATGGCTCGTTTTCCTTCTAGCTTTTTGTTTTC is from Candidatus Bathyarchaeum sp. and encodes:
- a CDS encoding MBL fold metallo-hydrolase, which gives rise to MNTTKTTICAFIIFNLALCCVPSCYSQTDENVTVHFIDVGQGDSIFIDTSKLDVLIDAGSKSATQTVLDYLANLNITHIHLVIATHAHEDHIGGLVGVINSNITIDTVLYNNQSHTSATYTNFVSAAQTHNLTVAQRGQTFVLAETATLTVLNPVQPLQFSDQNDNSVVTKLQVENTTFLFTGDAEEHAEQSMLVSSVASLQSDLLKIGHHGSYTATGQNFLDIVDPKYAIISAGLDNKYDHPHNQTLQKLETKNITTYCTIQTGTIIAQTNGKTITFLNNPTPITISEIPQNLFLAVFVLAIIVPLIYKSKITKITHKH